In the Kaistia algarum genome, one interval contains:
- a CDS encoding M81 family metallopeptidase: MKRIAILGISYEALLRSPVPTDTMEIHRGQDMLESGLWMIRGMDERLSKDDDVAIVPLLWATALPGGGFTKAVYDAVKAETVAMVEAALPLDGLVFANHGAMEVHGLDRHADTDFVEAVRDVVGPDVPIAVALDLHGHISPRMLEIVDAITALRTAPHRDDHETGYRAADQLMNILRTGRKPKIAAVRIPIQVPGEQAVTTASPGRELYASLPGYDARDGLIEANILVGFAWNDRPWIGMTAIVTAESDLDLARSAATELAQEIWSRRKDFQLRMETASTLEGLKRAAASALTPVYVSDSGDNTTAGAAGDLTTVLQAALDIPELDDVVIAGITAPAIVAACLAAGVGATVTLDLGAEHVSAPKTHRPVEAIVEAVGEALKPDGFQPYLRLGAAWAKVRIGGVLVTFHSAAIGITTPAHFSLMGIHPTQHKVYVVKLGYLHPQLEDIAARHILLMSDGAANLDVTRLEWRRVPRPSYPLDPDATWSAEANIFTTPNGR; this comes from the coding sequence ATGAAGCGTATTGCCATCCTGGGCATTTCATACGAGGCCCTGCTGCGCTCCCCCGTGCCGACCGACACCATGGAGATCCATAGGGGTCAGGACATGCTGGAATCCGGGCTCTGGATGATCCGCGGCATGGATGAGCGCCTGTCAAAGGACGACGATGTCGCGATCGTGCCACTGCTCTGGGCGACGGCGTTGCCGGGCGGCGGCTTTACCAAGGCGGTCTATGATGCCGTGAAAGCCGAAACGGTCGCAATGGTCGAGGCGGCCCTGCCCCTTGACGGGCTCGTCTTCGCCAATCATGGCGCCATGGAAGTGCATGGTCTCGACCGCCACGCCGATACCGACTTCGTCGAGGCGGTGCGGGACGTGGTTGGCCCCGACGTGCCAATCGCCGTCGCGCTCGACCTGCACGGCCACATCTCTCCGCGCATGCTGGAAATCGTCGATGCCATAACCGCGCTCCGCACAGCGCCGCATCGGGACGACCACGAGACCGGCTATCGGGCCGCCGACCAGCTCATGAACATCCTGCGCACCGGCCGCAAGCCGAAGATCGCGGCCGTGCGGATTCCGATCCAGGTTCCCGGCGAACAGGCGGTGACGACCGCCTCGCCCGGGCGCGAGCTCTACGCCAGCCTGCCCGGCTATGATGCCCGCGACGGCCTGATCGAGGCCAACATCCTGGTCGGCTTCGCCTGGAACGACCGGCCGTGGATCGGCATGACGGCGATCGTGACCGCCGAGAGCGACCTCGATCTCGCCCGCTCGGCCGCCACGGAACTCGCGCAGGAGATCTGGAGCCGGCGCAAGGACTTCCAGCTTCGGATGGAGACGGCATCGACGCTCGAGGGTCTGAAGCGCGCCGCCGCCAGCGCCCTCACCCCCGTCTATGTCTCGGATTCAGGCGACAACACCACGGCAGGGGCGGCCGGCGACCTGACCACCGTACTCCAGGCGGCGCTCGATATTCCCGAACTCGATGACGTCGTCATCGCCGGCATCACCGCGCCCGCGATCGTCGCGGCCTGCCTCGCGGCGGGCGTCGGCGCGACGGTAACGCTGGATCTTGGGGCAGAGCATGTCTCGGCGCCGAAGACTCATCGTCCGGTGGAGGCGATTGTCGAAGCGGTCGGCGAGGCGCTGAAGCCCGATGGCTTTCAACCCTATCTCCGGCTCGGCGCCGCCTGGGCCAAGGTGCGGATCGGCGGCGTGCTCGTCACCTTCCACAGCGCCGCGATCGGCATCACCACGCCGGCGCATTTCAGTTTGATGGGCATCCATCCGACGCAGCACAAGGTCTATGTCGTCAAGCTCGGCTATCTGCATCCGCAGCTCGAGGATATCGCCGCCCGCCACATCCTTCTGATGAGCGATGGCGCCGCCAATCTTGACGTGACCCGGCTCGAATGGAGGCGCGTACCGCGTCCCTCTTACCCGCTCGATCCCGACGCAACATGGTCGGCAGAAGCCAATATTTTCACGACTCCGAACGGCAGATAA
- a CDS encoding ROK family transcriptional regulator produces MHPSYVRQLHASQIFHALRVRPGISQRELCELTGCDKSTVSVIIKRFEELELVERFQGQSEGQRGRPLEKLRLSEHQGLLVGVHLELGVLRTVASTIGGKPLDRFDAPLPAHPTELAASVRQSIATLCAKIDRSPEEIRGVGVCLPGLVRSGGRLAHSPQLHWTDVPIQDLLRESVSAPIYVDNDTNAAALAEHMFGACTELDDFVMLQGGSGIGGGMFLNGRLYRGKNGYAAELGHIKVVKDGRICSCGSMGCVSAYISTGQLVERLTPYDAEIRSIEDLRFKAESGDATVLDILEEAGEFLGVAVSDIINSFNPPAIVLAGTLAVLEPYFRRGLRRSLRQNTMPVTLEQVEITVSTLSVDPILRAGVALALEGFTSLDKPEATPW; encoded by the coding sequence ATGCATCCTTCCTATGTCCGCCAGTTGCACGCTTCGCAGATTTTTCATGCGCTCCGAGTGCGTCCGGGAATTTCGCAGCGTGAACTCTGCGAGCTGACAGGCTGCGACAAGTCCACGGTCTCCGTCATCATCAAGCGTTTTGAAGAGCTTGAACTGGTCGAGCGCTTCCAGGGCCAGTCCGAGGGCCAGCGCGGAAGGCCTTTGGAAAAGCTGCGGCTTTCCGAGCATCAAGGCCTTCTGGTCGGCGTCCATCTGGAGCTCGGCGTGTTGCGCACGGTAGCGTCGACCATCGGCGGCAAGCCGCTGGACCGGTTTGACGCGCCGCTGCCGGCGCACCCGACAGAACTGGCAGCTTCGGTCCGCCAGTCGATCGCCACGCTCTGCGCCAAGATCGACCGATCCCCCGAGGAAATCCGTGGCGTCGGCGTCTGCCTCCCTGGCCTTGTCCGCTCGGGGGGGCGGCTCGCGCATTCGCCGCAGCTTCACTGGACCGACGTTCCGATACAGGACCTGCTCCGCGAAAGCGTCAGCGCCCCGATCTATGTCGACAACGACACCAATGCTGCGGCTCTTGCCGAGCACATGTTCGGCGCTTGTACCGAGCTGGACGATTTCGTGATGTTGCAAGGCGGATCGGGCATTGGCGGCGGCATGTTCCTCAATGGCCGGCTTTATCGCGGCAAGAACGGGTATGCCGCCGAACTTGGCCATATCAAAGTGGTCAAGGATGGCCGCATCTGCAGTTGTGGCTCGATGGGCTGCGTCTCGGCTTACATCTCGACCGGTCAGTTGGTGGAGCGGCTCACGCCCTACGATGCGGAGATCCGTTCGATCGAGGATCTGCGCTTCAAGGCCGAATCCGGCGACGCGACGGTGCTCGATATCCTGGAGGAAGCCGGCGAATTTCTCGGTGTCGCTGTTTCCGACATCATCAATTCGTTCAATCCACCAGCGATCGTTCTGGCCGGCACGCTTGCGGTGCTGGAGCCCTACTTCCGGCGCGGGCTACGCCGCTCCCTGCGGCAGAACACGATGCCGGTGACGCTGGAACAGGTGGAGATCACTGTTTCCACCCTCAGTGTCGATCCGATCCTGCGTGCCGGCGTCGCGCTGGCGCTCGAAGGCTTCACGAGCCTGGACAAGCCGGAGGCGACACCCTGGTGA
- a CDS encoding ABC transporter substrate-binding protein, translated as MKLRIMKRAAALMVAAMVLAPVARATEVNEIWTYWGAGSEQAAIDALIAESNKEFPNSPIKHKIVTGNNAEMRQALQLAFLGGNPPVAYQSGMGLDLKSFVDGGRLASIEDVWAEAKGDDVFPPGLQRALKFDGKPYGIPVNMAVISNVFYNKKIFAELGLTPPTTWEEFDAAAAKIKGAGYEALGNAGGPAWTLYNFYGPLVTTIGIDGYFKLASGEMAFDSPEMRKAMELFTNSFAKNYMANWTGYKWTETADQFAQGKVGMYMNGDWTSAYLKEKGMKPGEDYDFFPAPGTGGAAIIQVDVVALTAGASPEATAAGKDFLRAAAGTAGQAAFNEHKGSVAANLQTPDTVYDYIGKKTAVELKEAGEKNLILPNLYFLLPPDLSVEFGTQLEGYAQNPSPEALDTMLTSIETLRKQAKEDGKFVAW; from the coding sequence ATGAAGTTGCGAATAATGAAGCGGGCCGCCGCCCTGATGGTGGCCGCGATGGTCCTGGCGCCGGTGGCAAGGGCCACCGAAGTCAATGAAATCTGGACCTATTGGGGCGCCGGCTCCGAGCAGGCCGCCATCGATGCGCTGATCGCTGAATCGAACAAGGAATTTCCGAATTCGCCGATCAAGCACAAGATTGTCACGGGCAACAACGCCGAGATGCGGCAGGCGCTTCAGCTTGCGTTCCTCGGCGGCAATCCCCCCGTCGCCTATCAGAGCGGCATGGGCCTTGACCTGAAGAGCTTTGTCGATGGCGGCCGTCTGGCCTCGATCGAGGACGTCTGGGCCGAGGCCAAGGGTGACGACGTGTTCCCGCCCGGCCTGCAGCGCGCCCTGAAATTCGACGGCAAGCCCTACGGCATTCCCGTCAACATGGCCGTCATCAGCAACGTCTTCTACAACAAGAAGATCTTCGCCGAACTCGGCCTGACGCCGCCCACGACGTGGGAGGAGTTCGACGCGGCCGCCGCCAAGATCAAGGGTGCCGGATATGAGGCGCTCGGCAATGCCGGCGGACCGGCCTGGACCCTCTACAATTTCTATGGGCCGCTGGTCACCACCATCGGCATCGACGGCTATTTCAAGCTCGCCAGCGGCGAGATGGCCTTCGACTCTCCTGAAATGCGCAAGGCCATGGAGCTCTTCACCAACAGCTTCGCCAAGAACTACATGGCGAACTGGACGGGCTACAAATGGACCGAGACCGCCGACCAGTTCGCGCAGGGCAAGGTCGGCATGTACATGAACGGCGACTGGACGTCGGCCTACCTGAAGGAAAAGGGCATGAAGCCCGGCGAGGACTACGACTTCTTCCCGGCTCCGGGCACCGGCGGCGCGGCGATCATCCAGGTCGACGTCGTGGCCCTGACGGCGGGAGCCTCTCCCGAAGCCACGGCGGCCGGCAAGGATTTCCTGCGCGCTGCAGCGGGTACGGCCGGCCAGGCCGCGTTCAACGAGCACAAGGGATCGGTCGCCGCCAATCTGCAGACCCCGGATACCGTCTATGACTATATCGGCAAGAAAACGGCGGTGGAGCTGAAGGAAGCGGGCGAGAAGAACCTCATCCTCCCGAACCTCTACTTCCTGCTGCCGCCCGACCTGTCGGTGGAATTCGGCACGCAGCTGGAAGGCTACGCCCAGAATCCGAGCCCCGAAGCCCTCGACACGATGCTGACCTCGATTGAAACGCTGCGGAAGCAGGCCAAGGAAGACGGCAAGTTCGTCGCCTGGTAG
- a CDS encoding carbohydrate ABC transporter permease — protein MTLKAGRRSSWSRQRNLTYALFLVGPVILFIVSYIYPVIYTFAISLRAWDGISPTSRFVGFANYATLFSQERFFHAVFNNIRWLIFYLTVPTLLGLGLALLIDGKLKGEGVFKVIFFIPYVITPVAVSAIWRWLYLPSGGLVNATLTAVNLTFLTQNWLGNPGIVNFSVMAAALWWMTGFAFIIFLSGLRGIPVEYVEAARLDGASPWSIFWRIEVPLLWPSTILVVGLFGIDAMRVFDIVWSMTGGGPARASEVLATQLYDVAFGRFQMGLASAIGVCQLALAAVLIFPYIIYIAGRVEDRGE, from the coding sequence ATGACGCTCAAAGCCGGCCGCCGCTCAAGCTGGTCCCGCCAGCGCAACCTGACCTACGCGCTGTTCCTGGTGGGACCCGTCATCCTCTTCATCGTTTCCTATATCTACCCGGTCATCTACACGTTCGCGATCTCGCTTCGCGCCTGGGACGGCATTTCACCGACCAGCCGATTTGTCGGCTTCGCCAACTACGCGACGTTATTCTCCCAGGAGCGCTTCTTTCACGCGGTGTTCAACAACATACGCTGGCTAATATTCTACCTGACCGTGCCAACGCTGCTCGGCCTGGGCCTCGCCCTGCTCATCGACGGCAAGCTCAAGGGCGAGGGTGTGTTCAAGGTAATCTTCTTCATTCCCTATGTGATCACGCCGGTCGCGGTGTCGGCGATCTGGCGTTGGCTCTATCTGCCTTCGGGAGGTCTCGTCAACGCCACGCTGACGGCCGTCAACCTGACTTTCCTCACGCAGAACTGGCTCGGCAATCCGGGCATCGTCAATTTCTCGGTGATGGCTGCGGCGCTCTGGTGGATGACGGGCTTCGCCTTCATCATCTTTCTCTCAGGCCTGCGCGGCATACCGGTGGAATATGTCGAAGCGGCGCGGCTCGACGGTGCGTCTCCCTGGTCGATTTTCTGGCGGATCGAGGTCCCGTTGCTCTGGCCCTCGACGATCCTTGTCGTCGGGCTGTTCGGCATCGACGCAATGCGCGTCTTCGACATCGTCTGGTCGATGACTGGGGGCGGGCCGGCACGCGCCTCCGAAGTCCTGGCGACGCAGCTCTACGACGTTGCGTTCGGGCGTTTCCAGATGGGGCTCGCCAGCGCTATCGGCGTCTGCCAGCTTGCCCTCGCGGCCGTGCTGATCTTCCCCTACATCATCTATATTGCTGGCCGGGTGGAGGATCGCGGCGAATGA
- a CDS encoding carbohydrate ABC transporter permease, whose translation MSMLVLPAIRPLRALRYGAVLLAAFLFLLPLGVALLGSLKSPVEIATVLSLPARPYVENYAIGWAQLSRSLFNSLAITIPAVILSVFVGCVAAFPLSQMSVKRSRFIYFFLLTGMFVPYQIVQIPLFFVMRTIGLYNTIPGLWLVHVAYGVPICTFFMRNFFATVPRSMYEAAQIDGCGPAGYFFRILLPASASGLAALAIVQSRSVWNDLLFAVTLTNSNDTMPVTAKLNSFVGSIQVQYGPLMASTLISILPMLVAFLCFQKAFVRGLLGGTSK comes from the coding sequence ATGAGCATGCTTGTCCTTCCCGCCATCCGGCCGCTCCGGGCGCTGCGCTACGGCGCTGTTCTGCTCGCCGCGTTCCTCTTTCTCCTGCCGCTCGGGGTCGCCCTGCTCGGCTCATTGAAGAGTCCGGTCGAGATCGCGACCGTCCTGTCCTTGCCGGCGCGGCCTTATGTCGAGAACTATGCGATCGGTTGGGCGCAACTGAGCCGCAGCCTGTTCAATAGCCTAGCAATCACGATTCCGGCCGTCATCCTGTCGGTATTCGTTGGTTGCGTCGCGGCCTTTCCACTGTCGCAGATGTCCGTCAAGCGCAGCCGCTTCATCTACTTCTTCCTGCTGACCGGCATGTTCGTGCCCTACCAGATCGTCCAGATACCGCTTTTCTTCGTGATGCGGACGATCGGCCTCTACAACACGATCCCGGGTCTCTGGCTGGTTCATGTCGCCTATGGCGTGCCGATCTGCACCTTCTTCATGCGCAACTTCTTCGCAACGGTTCCCCGTTCGATGTATGAGGCAGCGCAGATCGATGGTTGCGGTCCTGCGGGATATTTCTTCAGGATCCTGCTGCCGGCTTCGGCTTCCGGCCTCGCGGCGCTGGCCATCGTGCAGAGCCGGTCGGTGTGGAACGATCTGCTTTTCGCGGTAACGCTCACCAACAGCAACGACACGATGCCGGTCACCGCCAAGCTGAACAGCTTCGTGGGCTCCATCCAGGTCCAGTACGGTCCGCTCATGGCTTCGACGTTGATCTCGATCCTGCCGATGCTCGTTGCCTTCCTCTGTTTCCAGAAGGCCTTCGTCCGCGGCCTGCTCGGTGGCACTTCGAAATGA
- a CDS encoding TIM barrel protein produces MKGSSLRYSACIEMLFVKESSDPAERIRLAHAAGFEAFEFWRWTDKNLDAIETAKNETGMGLAGIVAEPMLSLTDPAMHEPFLAGLVDTIAVAQRLGTAILIAQAGDDLPGRSREAQRTALVTVLKRAAAVLSGSGVRLALEPLNTLVDHAGYFLDSTTEGLDIVDEVGRSEIGLLYDLYHSMVMGERPEVVLADRVDRILHIHLADHPGRGEPGSAGLDLKGGLQYLLANGYAGTAGLEYRPSGTTPASIEATRRSLAL; encoded by the coding sequence ATGAAGGGGTCCAGCCTGCGCTATTCGGCCTGCATCGAGATGCTCTTCGTCAAGGAAAGCTCCGATCCGGCGGAGCGTATCCGTCTCGCTCACGCGGCCGGGTTCGAGGCGTTCGAGTTCTGGCGCTGGACCGATAAGAACCTCGACGCGATCGAGACGGCCAAGAACGAGACGGGGATGGGGCTCGCCGGTATCGTCGCCGAGCCGATGCTGTCCCTCACCGATCCGGCCATGCATGAGCCTTTCCTCGCAGGGCTCGTCGATACGATCGCCGTCGCGCAACGGCTCGGCACAGCGATCCTGATCGCGCAGGCGGGCGACGACCTCCCCGGACGATCCCGCGAGGCGCAGCGCACCGCCCTGGTCACAGTGCTGAAGCGCGCGGCCGCCGTTCTCTCAGGCAGCGGCGTCCGGCTTGCTCTTGAACCGTTGAACACGCTGGTCGATCATGCCGGCTATTTCCTGGACTCGACGACCGAAGGTCTCGACATCGTCGACGAGGTCGGTCGGTCTGAAATCGGACTGCTCTACGATCTCTATCATTCCATGGTGATGGGCGAACGACCCGAGGTCGTGCTGGCGGACCGCGTCGACCGCATTCTCCATATCCATCTTGCCGATCACCCGGGTCGCGGCGAGCCGGGCAGCGCCGGCCTCGATCTCAAAGGCGGACTTCAATATCTGTTGGCCAACGGTTATGCAGGCACGGCCGGCCTCGAGTACCGTCCCTCCGGGACAACCCCCGCATCCATCGAGGCCACCCGGCGTTCGCTGGCGCTCTAG